From Firmicutes bacterium CAG:345, the proteins below share one genomic window:
- a CDS encoding putative uncharacterized protein (product inferred by homology to UniProt), whose amino-acid sequence MNKKIGRIIFLPLIIVLTSCVNSNLSSSSSNSFNSSNSSTNNSTSSVISSLTSSSFSLISSSSSISSSSSNICSSVSSSSISSSMISSSSNSTSSNITSSSSSSSSSTSSSISSSISSVKTFIDVVDFSSIGLIDSEELSVIDQDNFKIEFDNSSANNPSKFYNNGSSIRVYPRGKFTFKAKKNLYFSKISLNFGSGDKNNDISYDGKWNGNDNEVTFEVGGSSGHRRISGVEITFIGESESKPSSSSSSSSSSSSSSSSTSNISSSISSSSSSSSGISGGLNISNKAGNYYSSINFNTTPSNVKASLSKLISSNFNSISYDGLKSAFKETDTKDDRTIWDMYSNYNWNTSKVCGNYGKEGDCYNREHSVPKSWFQEAKPAYSDLFHLYPTDGYVNGRRSNYAYGEVANAKYTSNNGSKLGNGVEKYGYTGTVFEPIDEYKGDFARSYFYFVTRYSDLNKTSGDGKIHFTNNSYPGLTTYSINLLLTWNSLDPVSEKEINRNQVIFEKYQHNRNPFIDIDGLADFLWGDLKTI is encoded by the coding sequence ATGAATAAAAAAATAGGTCGAATTATTTTTCTTCCATTGATCATTGTATTAACTAGTTGTGTCAATTCTAATTTATCCTCTTCCAGTTCTAATAGTTTTAATTCTTCTAATTCATCGACTAATAATTCAACTAGCAGTGTTATTTCATCATTAACTAGCAGTAGTTTTAGTTTAATATCTTCCAGTAGTTCTATTTCCTCTTCTAGTTCGAATATATGTTCATCGGTTAGTAGCAGTTCAATTTCTTCTTCAATGATAAGTAGCAGTAGCAATTCAACTTCATCTAATATAACATCTTCTAGCAGTTCTTCATCTTCTTCGACTTCATCTAGCATTAGTTCTTCAATTTCTAGTGTAAAAACATTTATTGATGTAGTTGATTTTTCTAGTATTGGACTTATTGATTCTGAAGAATTATCTGTAATTGATCAAGATAATTTTAAAATTGAATTTGATAATTCTTCAGCAAATAATCCATCTAAATTCTATAATAATGGATCTTCAATTCGTGTTTACCCTAGAGGAAAATTTACTTTTAAAGCTAAGAAAAATTTATACTTTTCCAAAATTTCTTTAAATTTTGGAAGTGGTGATAAAAACAATGATATTTCTTATGACGGTAAATGGAATGGAAATGATAATGAAGTCACTTTTGAAGTTGGTGGAAGTTCTGGCCATCGTCGAATTTCCGGCGTAGAAATTACTTTTATTGGTGAAAGTGAATCTAAGCCATCATCATCTTCTTCCTCCTCTTCTAGTTCAAGTAGTAGTTCTTCTTCAACATCAAATATTTCATCTTCTATAAGTTCTTCTAGCTCTAGTTCTTCTGGTATAAGTGGAGGATTAAATATTTCAAATAAAGCTGGAAATTATTATAGTTCAATCAATTTTAATACTACTCCTTCTAATGTTAAGGCTTCTCTTTCTAAATTGATTTCTAGTAATTTTAATAGCATTTCATATGATGGATTAAAAAGTGCATTTAAAGAAACTGACACTAAAGATGATAGAACAATTTGGGATATGTATTCTAATTATAATTGGAATACATCTAAAGTTTGCGGAAATTATGGAAAAGAAGGCGACTGTTATAATAGGGAACATTCGGTTCCAAAAAGTTGGTTTCAAGAAGCAAAGCCAGCTTATTCTGATTTATTTCATCTTTATCCAACTGATGGATATGTAAACGGAAGAAGAAGCAATTATGCTTATGGCGAAGTGGCTAACGCAAAATATACATCTAATAATGGCTCTAAATTGGGAAATGGTGTAGAAAAATATGGATATACTGGTACTGTATTTGAGCCAATCGATGAATATAAAGGTGATTTTGCTAGATCATATTTCTATTTTGTCACTCGCTATTCAGATTTGAATAAAACTAGTGGAGATGGAAAAATTCATTTTACAAATAATTCTTATCCAGGTTTAACAACATATAGTATTAACTTACTTTTAACTTGGAATTCTTTAGATCCAGTTAGTGAAAAAGAAATAAATCGAAATCAAGTTATTTTTGAAAAATATCAACATAATAGAAATCCATTTATAGATATTGATGGCTTGGCAGATTTCCTTTGGGGAGATTTAAAAACTATTTAA
- a CDS encoding ribonuclease Y (product inferred by homology to UniProt), giving the protein MELGTAIALIIVALFLGAVIGVAVLFFVPFFKNKKAQNNADKIIRDAEIKAEHIQKNAKIDAKSTINDMKIAAENEIRERKAIVADSEKKLNTREASIDRRDQALHQKENSLDQKKEEYENKIEGLKKKEEDLQVKIDQILQELQNVSNMSVSEARDEIMKRVEEKMTKEIALYMKNKEEQAEEEAETKARDILALAMSKYSQEVTCERTVSVVSLPSDEMKGRIIGREGRNIKSLESLLGVDIIIDDTPEVLTISCFDPIRRETARMTLDALIKDGRIQPGRIEELYAKCKAEMDSIIKKAGEDAVNRLGLPRIHRELIQYIGRLKFRTSYGQNVLEHSIQVAYLCGIMAAELGLDQNMAKRAGLLHDIGKAADFELEGSHVEVGARLAKKYGEPDVVINAIESHHGDKPAKYVISTLVVAADTLSAARPGARSETLENYIKRIEDLETICKGFDGVSNCFAMQSGREVRVAVIPEKIDDAASYKLARDIRDKIQNEMTYPGQVKVSVIRELRAVEIAK; this is encoded by the coding sequence ATGGAGTTAGGAACTGCAATTGCATTGATTATTGTTGCTCTATTTCTTGGTGCTGTCATAGGAGTAGCTGTACTTTTTTTCGTACCATTTTTCAAAAATAAAAAAGCTCAAAACAATGCTGATAAAATTATTCGAGATGCCGAAATTAAAGCTGAACATATTCAAAAGAACGCAAAGATCGATGCAAAATCAACAATCAACGATATGAAGATTGCTGCTGAAAATGAAATTCGTGAAAGAAAAGCAATTGTCGCTGATTCTGAAAAAAAATTAAATACTCGTGAAGCATCTATCGATCGTCGCGATCAAGCTTTGCATCAAAAAGAAAATTCTCTTGATCAAAAGAAAGAAGAATATGAAAACAAAATTGAAGGATTAAAAAAGAAAGAAGAAGATTTACAAGTTAAAATCGATCAAATTCTTCAAGAACTTCAAAATGTATCCAATATGTCTGTTTCTGAAGCTAGAGACGAAATCATGAAAAGAGTCGAAGAAAAAATGACAAAAGAAATCGCTCTTTATATGAAAAACAAAGAAGAACAAGCAGAAGAAGAAGCTGAAACAAAAGCAAGAGATATATTAGCATTAGCTATGTCAAAATATTCTCAAGAAGTTACTTGTGAAAGAACAGTTTCTGTTGTTTCTTTACCATCAGATGAAATGAAAGGTAGAATAATCGGACGTGAAGGTCGTAATATTAAATCCCTCGAATCACTCCTCGGCGTTGATATTATAATCGATGATACTCCTGAAGTATTAACCATTTCATGTTTTGATCCAATAAGACGTGAAACTGCTAGAATGACCCTTGATGCTTTAATTAAAGATGGAAGAATTCAACCAGGAAGAATTGAAGAACTCTATGCTAAATGTAAAGCTGAAATGGATAGTATCATTAAAAAAGCTGGTGAAGATGCTGTAAATAGATTAGGATTGCCTAGAATTCATCGTGAATTAATCCAATATATTGGGCGCTTAAAATTCCGTACTTCCTATGGTCAAAATGTTCTAGAACATTCTATACAAGTCGCTTATTTATGCGGAATTATGGCTGCAGAATTAGGTCTTGATCAAAACATGGCAAAACGTGCTGGATTGCTTCATGATATAGGTAAAGCAGCTGATTTCGAGTTAGAAGGTTCACATGTTGAAGTTGGTGCTAGATTAGCCAAAAAATATGGTGAGCCAGATGTTGTTATCAATGCCATTGAATCTCATCATGGCGACAAACCTGCTAAATATGTAATTTCTACACTAGTTGTAGCAGCTGATACCTTATCAGCCGCAAGACCAGGTGCTAGAAGCGAAACCCTCGAAAATTATATTAAGAGAATTGAAGATCTTGAAACAATATGTAAAGGTTTCGATGGCGTTTCAAACTGCTTCGCTATGCAAAGTGGACGTGAAGTAAGAGTAGCTGTCATACCTGAAAAAATTGATGACGCCGCTTCTTACAAATTAGCTCGCGATATAAGAGATAAGATTCAAAATGAAATGACATATCCTGGTCAAGTTAAAGTATCTGTTATTCGCGAACTTAGAGCTGTAGAAATAGCTAAATGA
- a CDS encoding putative uncharacterized protein (product inferred by homology to UniProt) produces MISLLFLGDICSVLGRKIVENKLPELISKYKADFVIANGENATHGRGLSFKHYTELLNSGINCITMGNHYYGVEDILKRNELYTNMVRPLNLPDKVPGMGSKVFFVKGIEIRVTNLLGVTGISGLMQNNPFEAIDKIIEKSHSQIHFIDFHAEATGEKAALARYVDGRVTCVVGTHTHVQTNDSRILPKGTAFLTDVGACCAYESILGMDAKNVIYRNSTGMPARFEVPTTGKAQLNACHIVINDNFKAELIETISIIE; encoded by the coding sequence ATGATATCCTTGCTTTTTCTAGGAGATATATGCTCCGTTTTAGGAAGAAAGATAGTTGAGAATAAACTTCCAGAATTAATTTCTAAATATAAGGCTGATTTTGTCATCGCCAATGGAGAAAATGCTACTCATGGTCGCGGTCTTTCCTTCAAGCACTATACCGAATTATTAAATTCAGGAATTAATTGTATAACAATGGGAAACCATTACTATGGTGTTGAAGATATTCTTAAAAGAAATGAATTATATACCAATATGGTAAGACCTTTGAATCTTCCAGATAAAGTTCCAGGAATGGGTTCAAAAGTATTCTTTGTTAAAGGAATAGAGATACGAGTAACTAATCTTCTTGGTGTGACTGGAATTTCTGGTTTAATGCAAAACAATCCATTTGAAGCAATTGATAAAATAATTGAAAAATCTCATTCCCAAATTCATTTTATTGATTTTCATGCTGAAGCTACTGGAGAAAAAGCAGCCTTAGCTCGCTATGTTGATGGAAGAGTAACATGTGTTGTAGGAACACATACCCACGTTCAAACAAATGATTCGCGAATACTACCAAAAGGTACTGCGTTTTTGACCGATGTTGGTGCATGCTGTGCCTATGAAAGTATTCTTGGGATGGATGCAAAAAATGTTATTTATCGAAACTCAACTGGTATGCCAGCAAGATTTGAAGTTCCAACAACTGGAAAAGCTCAGTTAAACGCTTGTCATATTGTCATCAATGATAATTTCAAAGCTGAGCTAATTGAAACAATATCTATAATTGAATAA
- a CDS encoding amidase (product inferred by homology to UniProt), translating to MKKSYLIVIDMQKDFITGSLGSKYGQDIVNNVKKKIEIYQGEILVTKDTHFENYLDTQEGKLLPIKHCIKETNGWRLVPEIEENLKNKKVFEKNTFGSVELIEYLKDILKKYEIEKIELIGVCTDICVISNALLLKANFPEIPLYVDSSCCAGSSLDAHEAALKVLKSCQIIVC from the coding sequence ATGAAAAAAAGTTATTTGATTGTAATTGATATGCAAAAAGATTTCATTACAGGTTCACTTGGCTCGAAATATGGTCAAGATATAGTGAATAATGTAAAGAAAAAAATCGAAATTTATCAAGGAGAAATTCTTGTAACTAAAGATACTCATTTTGAAAATTATCTTGATACTCAAGAAGGAAAATTACTTCCAATTAAACATTGTATTAAAGAAACTAATGGATGGCGTTTGGTTCCTGAAATAGAAGAGAATTTAAAAAATAAAAAGGTGTTTGAAAAAAATACTTTTGGAAGTGTCGAATTAATAGAATATTTAAAAGATATTTTAAAAAAATATGAAATAGAAAAGATTGAATTAATAGGTGTTTGTACAGACATTTGTGTAATATCTAATGCGTTATTATTGAAAGCAAATTTTCCAGAAATTCCTCTTTATGTAGATTCTTCTTGTTGCGCTGGCTCTAGTTTAGATGCTCATGAAGCAGCGCTTAAAGTTTTAAAGAGTTGTCAAATTATAGTTTGCTAA
- a CDS encoding membrane protein (product inferred by homology to UniProt), whose amino-acid sequence MEIYQKHNQTIDTNKPNSRIVGKSKTAIWTQIFLWFGLGVLLSGIIGFVFPWALSYMVSTVEMFETVYLYSIIGSAIVLFPIMIVFQVGAMKNKSILTAVCYVIYAIAFGILLSSSLYYAGAENSLYALLITGGVMAILGVAGILLKDKLGTIAIISISLATSALLISLVNFFFFNETIYWISSIAMMVCVLLIVAFDFGSISRSIDANIDMGNALIIYNAFKLYTDFLYIFVRILAIVASSRRK is encoded by the coding sequence ATGGAGATTTATCAAAAACATAATCAAACGATAGATACAAATAAGCCAAATTCTCGTATTGTAGGAAAATCTAAAACTGCAATTTGGACTCAAATATTTTTATGGTTTGGATTAGGCGTTTTACTTTCTGGAATTATTGGATTTGTTTTCCCTTGGGCATTGTCTTATATGGTTTCAACAGTTGAAATGTTTGAAACAGTATATCTTTACTCAATTATTGGTTCAGCAATTGTGTTGTTCCCTATAATGATTGTTTTCCAAGTAGGAGCAATGAAAAACAAGTCTATTTTAACAGCAGTTTGCTATGTTATTTATGCAATAGCTTTTGGAATTTTACTTTCTTCATCGTTATATTATGCTGGAGCTGAAAATTCATTATATGCTTTGCTTATAACTGGTGGCGTAATGGCTATTCTTGGTGTTGCTGGTATCTTATTAAAAGATAAACTTGGAACGATTGCTATTATTTCAATTTCTTTAGCAACTAGTGCTTTACTTATCAGTTTAGTCAATTTCTTTTTCTTTAATGAAACTATATATTGGATTTCAAGCATAGCAATGATGGTTTGTGTACTTTTAATTGTTGCATTTGACTTTGGTTCAATTTCTAGAAGTATTGATGCTAATATTGATATGGGAAATGCTCTTATAATATATAATGCATTTAAATTATATACTGATTTTCTTTATATCTTCGTTAGAATTCTTGCTATTGTCGCTTCTTCAAGAAGAAAATAA